The genome window ATTTACCATTAAGTTCAGGAATAACTTTACCAACTGCTTTAGCAGCACCTGTTGAAGATGGAATGATATTGAAAGCAGCACCTCTACCGCCTCTCCAGTCTTTCTTAGAAGGACCGTCAACTGTTTTCTGTGTAGCAGTTGTAGCGTGAACTGTTGTCATCAAACCTTCAACTAAACCGAATTTATCATTAACAACTTTTGCTAATGGTGCTAAACAGTTTGTTGTACAAGATGCGTTAGAAATAACTGTCATAGAAGAATCATATTTATCATTGTTAACACCCATAACGAACATAGGAGCATCTGCTGATGGAGCAGTAATAACAACTTTTTTAGCACCTGCTTTAATGTGAGCACTTGCTTTTTCAGTTGTTGTGAATACACCTGTTGCTTCTGCAACAAAGTCAACACCACATTCTCCCCATGGAATTTCTTCAGGATTCATACAAGCGAATACGCTGATTTCTTTACCGTTAACAACTAATTTGTCGCCTTTAACAGAAACTTCACCGTTGAAACGACCATGAACAGTATCATATTTTAACATATATACCATATAGTCTAAATCGATGAATGGGTCATTAATAGCAACAACATCTACTTTTTGGTTTTCCATAGCCGCTCTGAATACTAAACGACCAATTCTACCAAAACCATTAATACCTACTTTTGCGTTCATAATTTTGAACCTCCATTTATTATAATATAATTTTTTACCAAAATATATTTTACTACAAACAGTGTAAAATTGCAATAGTTTTTTGTTAAATAATTAACTATGTTATATCTTTAATTTAATTAATACTTATTGAATAGTTTGGTGCTTCTTTCGTAATAGAAATATCATGCGGATGGCTTTCTTTAAGACCTGCACCTGTTATTTTAACAAATTTACCGTTTTCTTTTAAGCTTTCTATATCAGGAGTTCCACAGTATCCCATACCTGATCTTAAACCGCCCATAAGTTGATATATAGTATCACTTAACATACCTTTATATGGTACACGCCCTTCAACACCTTCGGGAACAAGTTTTTTACTGTTCTGCTGGAAATATCTGTCCTTACTTCCTG of Oscillospiraceae bacterium contains these proteins:
- the gap gene encoding type I glyceraldehyde-3-phosphate dehydrogenase produces the protein MNAKVGINGFGRIGRLVFRAAMENQKVDVVAINDPFIDLDYMVYMLKYDTVHGRFNGEVSVKGDKLVVNGKEISVFACMNPEEIPWGECGVDFVAEATGVFTTTEKASAHIKAGAKKVVITAPSADAPMFVMGVNNDKYDSSMTVISNASCTTNCLAPLAKVVNDKFGLVEGLMTTVHATTATQKTVDGPSKKDWRGGRGAAFNIIPSSTGAAKAVGKVIPELNGKLTGMAFRVPTADVSVVDLTCKLEKSATYDEIVAAIKEAADGELKGILSYTEDAVVSSDFIHDPHTSIFDVKAGIALTDNFVKLVSWYDNEWGYSNKVVDLIAYAYSVDNK